In Ooceraea biroi isolate clonal line C1 chromosome 1, Obir_v5.4, whole genome shotgun sequence, the genomic stretch TTTGGCAGTCTTCCTAAAAAGAGGCCCGCACTTTTCACCTCCGGTAACTTGCtagttttttatatatatttgccaatgcgtaaattatttaagataaaTAACAGTAAATTTTGCATCTTATattcgataaattttatgtatagtCATTGATGAACTCTTTGTTGCAATTAAATGCAGAAGCGCATTTCTATAACTATGGAAAGAATTGAGAGTGCTGTAGATTTATAAAtcacgaaaaataaattatgcagGAAAAGTGAAggaaattctaattaattcatatGCAATTCGCAGAGCTTCTTAGCGGAACGGAGACGTACGACCCAATGACCCTTAGCGAGATTATACCGTCGGCAGTTCCAGTGGAAGCTTTGGTGGAAGCGCACACGGAGTCGGGACACTCGCGTAATAGCAGCAATACCAGTCAGCTTAGCAAAGGTTCCGGCTACGGTTCTCTCAATTCACACAGTCAGCACAGCAGGCAGAGCAGTAGCGGTGATAGTGGTCATATCAGGTAAGATCTATCGTGTTTTGACGTATATCTCGATATTTCGAAATCTTCGAAATGTGTTATCtgatatataagatatatagatatatagagCGATATATTCAGGAAGATTACATCTCAAGGATTTCCACTTAAATGTTAAACCAAATCGACGAGGATGTCCAGAGTCCTCTTAATTTTCcattaacgaaattaattcaGATTCGTcacattttatatctaatcaCATTTTATCAAAGTGCAATGATCTGTTGAATTTTGATTGGCGATCGAAACATTTTGTGTCTCAAGATcgatattttgcaatatttgtttaataatctACACATAAATCGCCTGATTTCATGATTTCATGACGCAGCGAGTATGAGTCGTAGAACCAAAAGTATTGCACTGAAGAAATATGATGTTGATTTTTGCAAGAACTATATAACAAATGATTTTTACAAGAACTATATGACAAATgatgtttttaaattttcttataataaactaataaGTTTTTTAACTATGCGAATCATTTAgctttattaacaaaacacTCGAATCATAGCAATGACATTCTATTGcttcaattattttacgaattgctTATATCTTGActtaagaaaaatatctctAATACTTTTAACGAAAGCCTCAACTTCCTATATAAAATGCAATCAATAAAACTTGCTCGTTGGCAAGCTTATGCATATTTCTGAATAACTAACCATTTTTTGCTTAAATTTATGATAACACCTCGAATCAGGTAATATAAATAGTCCGAGAAACCATTAACAAGAGAATGCGAATAATCAATAACGTGAGAAAACCTTTTCTTTCTGCTCCAGCTTCGAGCGATCTCCTTATTTTCAGTTTCCCGATCATAATCTCGAGACTCTGGACTCTCTACCTCTTTTTTACTTTAAGTATGTTTCCTTTTCTTTATCTGTCGTTATGTACATGAGTTTatgattatttttgcatgctTGTACATTTGTGTTGTGATCTTTATAGGTCACCCTCCTGGCCGGTATGGGCACCACGAATTCCCAACTCCTCCCAGAACCCATCCGCACAACCAATCGCCTGTCGACCCGACACCTGTGTCGAACCTTTGTCACTGCAGCACCCATCTTCCCTATCGCACATGGCTTCCAGAACTCGGTTCTGGTCAGCATCGAGTCCCCTCTCCTCACGTAGTGGTCCGACAAACGCCAAGAACTCGAGGACGACCGGCATTGTTACGAATAATATTCATGCGGTTGGTaaacaacagcaacagcagccgCCGTTTTGCGTAACCGGGAACGGTCTCGTGAACGACGGTAGCTCTCGACTGAACGACTGTCGCAACGACGCGGACGCTGACAATCTGATTGCACCCGGTATCTTCCGGGTGCCACGACACTCGCGCAAGAACTACGAGCGAAACAGCTACGAGGCGCGCAACGAACGTAACGCGATCATGAGCTCGCTCGCGAACGAGAGTAACGGTCAGCCGAGTAACGTCTTCCCGGTTGTGAAACCGAGGATCGGCACCGCGGGCTGGCGCGGCATGTCAAAGACTTGCGACTGTATCGAGAAGGGCAAAACGAGCCCGGTTTTGCGACTGGTCGATCAGGCTAGAGCCGTATCCTCTCCCGATCCTCTCCATAGGCCAGACAATCA encodes the following:
- the LOC105277815 gene encoding uncharacterized protein LOC105277815 isoform X1; protein product: MAFMMKKKKYKFSVEVDLEELTAVPFVSAVLFAKLRLLDGGSFVDHSTREEVQEHTVRWNAKFEFLCKMSANASTGVLDPCILRISVRKELKGGRSFQKLGFTDLNLAEFAGAGLCRRRCLLEGYDARHRQDNSMLRVTIKMNMLSGDILFKVPSPSLKQTQLAVPGAQGVPGVTGDEVPASERCTNREDYVSTGSLAGSIASASSGFGSLPKKRPALFTSELLSGTETYDPMTLSEIIPSAVPVEALVEAHTESGHSRNSSNTSQLSKGSGYGSLNSHSQHSRQSSSGDSGHISFERSPYFQFPDHNLETLDSLPLFYFKSPSWPVWAPRIPNSSQNPSAQPIACRPDTCVEPLSLQHPSSLSHMASRTRFWSASSPLSSRSGPTNAKNSRTTGIVTNNIHAVGKQQQQQPPFCVTGNGLVNDGSSRLNDCRNDADADNLIAPGIFRVPRHSRKNYERNSYEARNERNAIMSSLANESNGQPSNVFPVVKPRIGTAGWRGMSKTCDCIEKGKTSPVLRLVDQARAVSSPDPLHRPDNQRASLRPATTAQTLRNPSGGSGLSETGSLDRAKAALERRKKTEDGAGNPILCRVEVTRPNPDSLIDELLKATNLEQTDLESSETTGLQLFIAKDGTTALGSHEVKSQMPAGVFKQVVMEENNR